The Alphaproteobacteria bacterium genome window below encodes:
- a CDS encoding ferritin-like domain-containing protein produces the protein MQPMRSSLTAGATVNSIGLLKLYLVSVSNLHVQVKQAHWNVKNLGSEPLNIMFGKIAAEIAFLANRIEEYAIGFGIANTPRDADVTRRHFLNLHPRGISDAQYFAFAIYGALAVFSQSMRHASGHALEFGDPETANLFAEVSGAIEDLTRILEAHITST, from the coding sequence ATGCAACCTATGCGTAGCAGTTTAACGGCAGGGGCCACGGTGAACTCCATCGGTCTTCTGAAACTTTATCTGGTTTCGGTGTCCAATCTGCACGTACAGGTAAAACAGGCGCACTGGAACGTGAAAAATTTGGGCAGTGAACCTTTGAACATAATGTTCGGCAAGATCGCCGCTGAAATAGCATTCCTGGCAAACCGTATTGAAGAGTATGCAATTGGTTTTGGCATCGCCAATACGCCACGCGACGCGGATGTTACAAGGCGACATTTCCTGAATTTGCATCCGCGCGGTATTTCCGATGCACAGTATTTTGCGTTCGCGATATACGGCGCCCTGGCTGTATTCAGCCAATCGATGCGACACGCCAGCGGTCATGCGCTCGAGTTCGGCGACCCCGAAACCGCGAATCTGTTTGCCGAAGTTTCCGGCGCCATCGAGGATCTGACCCGGATTCTAGAAGCGCACATTACTTCGACATGA